From the genome of Gemmatimonadota bacterium, one region includes:
- a CDS encoding HlyC/CorC family transporter produces MEPLSLSSLGSRLAAVVVLVLLNGFFVMAEFALVGARRSKLAAMAEAGDRGARRAQRALADLDRYISGTQLGITLASLALGWIGEPALAVVVDRMLAQFGIDVPPGMAHTAAGTITAFAIITFLHIVLGELAPKSVALVMPERISGLVALPLMAFSKVMSPFIWVLNGAANWLLRLAGIRPMSEAHHAHSPEEIRLLVMQARAVGTLNETDSAMLAGIFDFAAKRVHDVMRPRTEIVALHVDSDEAEIAGIVRRERYSRYPVYDESLDDIVGVFLSKDLWLREPGRPFVLREHLRDPLLIPASRSAERVLDDLRRTRAQMAVVLDEFGGTAGIITMEDLIEEVIGDIADEYDMASRDVVEVDGVLELSGSLSLVDVRSDHRLPIPEGEWTTLGGYVFARLGHVPKLGERASYPGGELEVMAMDKRRVAAVRVHRTPTPR; encoded by the coding sequence GTGGAACCGCTTTCGCTGTCATCGCTCGGTAGCCGCCTCGCGGCCGTCGTCGTCCTCGTCCTGCTCAACGGCTTCTTCGTCATGGCGGAGTTTGCCCTGGTGGGGGCGCGTCGCTCGAAGCTGGCGGCGATGGCCGAGGCCGGGGATCGCGGCGCCCGCCGGGCACAACGGGCCCTCGCCGACCTCGATCGCTACATCTCGGGGACGCAGCTGGGCATCACCCTGGCTTCGCTCGCGTTAGGGTGGATCGGCGAGCCGGCGCTGGCCGTGGTGGTCGACCGCATGCTGGCGCAGTTCGGCATCGACGTCCCCCCCGGGATGGCGCACACCGCCGCCGGGACGATCACCGCCTTCGCGATCATCACCTTCCTGCACATCGTCCTTGGTGAGCTGGCCCCCAAGTCGGTGGCGCTGGTGATGCCCGAGCGGATCAGCGGGCTCGTGGCCCTCCCGCTCATGGCCTTCTCGAAGGTCATGTCGCCCTTCATCTGGGTGCTCAACGGGGCCGCCAACTGGTTGTTGCGACTGGCGGGTATCCGCCCGATGTCCGAGGCGCACCACGCGCACTCGCCGGAGGAGATCCGCCTCCTCGTGATGCAGGCCCGCGCCGTCGGGACGCTCAACGAGACCGACTCGGCGATGCTCGCCGGCATCTTCGACTTTGCCGCCAAGCGCGTGCACGACGTGATGCGCCCACGCACCGAGATCGTCGCCCTGCACGTCGACTCGGACGAGGCCGAAATCGCCGGCATCGTGCGCCGCGAGCGCTACTCGCGCTATCCGGTGTACGACGAGTCGCTCGACGACATCGTCGGGGTCTTCCTGTCCAAGGACCTCTGGCTGCGCGAGCCCGGTCGCCCCTTCGTGCTGCGCGAACACCTGCGCGACCCGCTCCTGATCCCCGCGTCACGGTCGGCCGAACGCGTCCTTGACGACCTGCGTCGCACCCGGGCACAGATGGCCGTCGTCCTCGACGAGTTCGGGGGGACGGCGGGGATCATCACGATGGAAGACCTGATCGAAGAGGTGATCGGCGACATCGCCGACGAGTACGACATGGCCTCGCGCGACGTGGTCGAGGTGGACGGCGTCCTCGAGCTCTCCGGCTCGCTGTCGCTCGTGGATGTGCGCTCCGACCATCGCCTCCCCATCCCCGAGGGCGAGTGGACCACACTCGGCGGATACGTCTTCGCGCGCCTGGGGCACGTCCCCAAGCTCGGGGAGCGTGCGTCGTACCCGGGAGGCGAGTTGGAGGTGATGGCCATGGACAAACGACGCGTAGCTGCTGTGCGCGTACACCGCACCCCTACCCCACGCTGA
- a CDS encoding methyltransferase domain-containing protein: MHAPFVSTHARRPRLLVAAASWAGALLVALTMTGCGASKASPPQQSPADSQWTSFARGLPADSFPAPSRRFSQIVAPRWTDETTRDAANEAETVMDALQLVPGMRVADVGAGDGYYVVRMAQRVGATGRVYGQDIVPEYLALLADRVREEQLANVAVVRGDPHDPRLPRDSVDAAIMIHMYHEITDPYALLWNLAHALRDGAQVGILDMTFPTDQHGTPPWLLECELGVVGYRPVRTVATGDDEYLAIFRAPAADSLPSPTTIRARVGAGACRQR, translated from the coding sequence GTGCACGCACCTTTCGTCAGCACTCACGCCCGCCGCCCTCGGCTCCTGGTCGCCGCCGCCTCATGGGCGGGCGCCCTCCTCGTGGCGCTCACGATGACCGGCTGTGGGGCGAGCAAGGCGTCGCCGCCGCAGCAGTCGCCGGCCGACTCGCAGTGGACGTCGTTCGCCCGCGGCCTCCCGGCCGACTCCTTCCCGGCCCCAAGCCGCCGCTTTTCGCAAATCGTCGCCCCGCGCTGGACCGACGAAACGACGCGGGATGCCGCCAACGAGGCCGAAACGGTCATGGATGCGCTCCAGCTCGTGCCGGGGATGCGCGTCGCCGACGTGGGGGCCGGCGACGGCTACTATGTCGTGCGCATGGCCCAGCGGGTGGGCGCGACCGGCCGGGTGTACGGACAGGACATCGTGCCCGAGTACCTGGCGCTGCTCGCCGACCGGGTGCGGGAGGAGCAGCTCGCCAACGTCGCGGTGGTGCGAGGTGACCCCCACGACCCACGCCTGCCGCGCGACTCGGTCGATGCGGCGATCATGATCCACATGTACCACGAGATCACGGATCCGTATGCGCTGCTCTGGAACCTGGCGCACGCGCTCAGGGACGGGGCGCAGGTGGGGATTCTCGACATGACCTTCCCGACCGACCAGCACGGGACCCCTCCGTGGCTGCTGGAGTGCGAACTGGGGGTCGTGGGCTATCGTCCCGTTCGCACGGTGGCGACCGGCGACGACGAGTACCTCGCGATCTTCCGCGCCCCGGCGGCCGACTCGCTCCCGTCGCCCACCACGATCCGCGCCCGCGTGGGGGCGGGAGCCTGCCGGCAGCGTTAG
- the arfB gene encoding aminoacyl-tRNA hydrolase, with protein sequence MDARHVIPRRELSARASRAGGAGGQHVNTSSTRVEVLWNPATSRALADDERARVTEKLAARLDAEGRVRVVASDTRSQKQNRELAELRLAELVKRALAVPRKRKATRPTRASEERRLDDKRRDSHKKQERRQRNWD encoded by the coding sequence ATCGACGCGCGCCACGTGATCCCGCGCCGCGAACTGTCGGCGCGCGCCTCGCGGGCCGGCGGGGCCGGCGGACAGCACGTGAACACCTCGTCCACGCGCGTCGAGGTCCTCTGGAACCCCGCCACGTCGCGTGCCCTGGCCGACGACGAGCGGGCCCGCGTGACCGAGAAGCTGGCCGCGCGTCTCGATGCCGAGGGGCGCGTGCGCGTGGTGGCGAGCGACACCAGGAGCCAGAAGCAGAACCGGGAACTGGCCGAGTTGCGCCTGGCGGAGCTCGTGAAGCGTGCGCTCGCCGTCCCGCGCAAGCGCAAGGCGACGCGCCCGACGCGCGCCTCGGAGGAGCGGCGGCTCGACGACAAGCGGCGCGACTCGCACAAGAAGCAGGAGCGCCGGCAACGGAACTGGGACTGA
- a CDS encoding peptidase S10, with translation MRTAVCSLLLAGSLGAQARPSAPAAATAAVPARPAAADTAERFVETSHVARIGGAEIRYTATVGRLVLRSAAGKPRAQIFFTYYRKDGEDMKARPITYTYNGGPGSPSIWLHMGLMGPKRVQMATDGFQPAPPYTLVDNEESPLDVTDVVLIDPVQTGYSRAVEGEDPRPFLGVRGDVQSVAEFIRLFTTRFNRWPSPKYLLGESYGTMRSAGLSAELQNRHGMELNGIVLVSSVLDYQSKGYVPGNDYPYANFLPSFTASAWYHRKLPADLQAKGLEQAVAESRAFAFGEYLSALVKGTRLQGEERAAIVRKVARYSGLDPAFIERANLRVSDQRFRKELLRDRGVHIGRLDGRYTGVDADAAGEDQEYDPSNQALGGPYTALFLDYVRRELKWESELPYYTSGQVQPWDYAPYSNRYLNMVEDLRSAMARNPYLKVMVANGYYDFATPFAATEYTFDHLGMEPSYRARVSLTYYEGGHMMYIHPALLKQLKGDIARFVQSTRSAKGTN, from the coding sequence ATGCGCACCGCCGTCTGTTCGCTCCTCCTTGCCGGCAGCCTTGGGGCCCAGGCGCGCCCGTCGGCGCCGGCCGCCGCGACCGCCGCCGTTCCCGCACGGCCAGCGGCGGCCGACACCGCCGAACGTTTCGTCGAGACCTCGCACGTGGCGCGCATCGGAGGGGCCGAGATCCGCTATACCGCGACGGTCGGGCGGCTGGTGCTGCGCTCGGCGGCGGGCAAACCGCGCGCCCAGATCTTCTTCACGTACTATCGCAAGGACGGCGAGGATATGAAGGCGCGCCCCATCACGTACACCTACAACGGCGGACCAGGCTCTCCGTCCATCTGGCTGCACATGGGGCTCATGGGGCCCAAGCGCGTGCAGATGGCGACCGACGGTTTCCAGCCGGCGCCCCCCTACACGCTCGTCGACAACGAAGAGTCGCCGCTCGACGTGACCGACGTCGTGCTGATCGACCCCGTGCAGACGGGCTACTCGCGCGCCGTGGAAGGGGAAGACCCGCGTCCATTCCTCGGCGTGCGCGGCGACGTGCAATCGGTGGCCGAGTTCATCCGGCTCTTCACCACCAGGTTCAATCGCTGGCCGTCGCCCAAGTACCTGCTGGGCGAGTCGTATGGCACGATGCGCTCTGCCGGGCTCTCCGCCGAGTTGCAGAACCGGCACGGGATGGAGCTCAACGGGATCGTCCTCGTGTCGTCGGTACTCGACTACCAGTCGAAGGGATACGTGCCGGGGAACGACTACCCGTACGCCAACTTCCTCCCCTCGTTCACCGCCTCGGCGTGGTATCACCGGAAGCTGCCAGCCGACCTGCAGGCCAAGGGGCTCGAGCAGGCGGTCGCCGAATCGCGGGCGTTCGCCTTTGGCGAGTATCTGTCGGCGCTGGTGAAGGGGACGCGCCTGCAAGGCGAGGAGCGCGCCGCCATCGTGCGGAAGGTCGCGCGCTATTCGGGACTCGACCCGGCGTTCATCGAGCGCGCCAACCTGCGGGTGAGCGACCAGCGCTTCCGGAAGGAGCTGCTGCGTGACCGCGGTGTGCACATCGGTCGGCTCGACGGGCGCTACACCGGCGTGGACGCCGACGCGGCCGGCGAGGACCAGGAGTACGATCCGTCCAACCAGGCGTTAGGCGGTCCGTACACGGCACTCTTCCTGGACTACGTGCGCCGCGAGCTGAAGTGGGAGTCGGAGCTGCCGTACTACACCAGCGGCCAGGTGCAACCGTGGGATTACGCGCCGTACAGCAATCGCTACCTCAACATGGTGGAGGACCTGCGCTCGGCGATGGCGCGCAATCCGTATCTCAAGGTGATGGTGGCCAACGGCTACTACGACTTCGCGACGCCCTTTGCCGCCACCGAGTACACCTTCGACCACCTGGGGATGGAGCCGTCGTACCGGGCGCGCGTGTCGCTCACGTACTACGAAGGGGGGCACATGATGTACATCCATCCGGCGCTGCTCAAGCAGCTCAAGGGGGACATCGCGCGCTTCGTGCAGTCGACGCGGAGTGCGAAGGGGACGAACTGA
- a CDS encoding helix-turn-helix domain-containing protein: protein MLVHIQAHLEDDLDLTTLARHAGHSPSHLHRVFSAAVGETPRQYVSRLRLERAAFRLLVHDASILSIALDCGFDRHETFTRAFRRRFHRTPSEYRTWAQRHVIARAAVDRSPPQRSSPAREPAHPDAFALSTTTVRRLRPVHLAFVRHLGPYEAVPDTIFEALERWATRVRLRGPRIWMGIGHDAPLTTRASQRRFDAALVVPAPFAPDGRVAYQALPGGDFAVTTHAGSFDTLPAAYATIFPRVTTLRGFDLVGLPAVEIYHASAIRTRDRLPHTDICLPVRRRGVR from the coding sequence TTGCTCGTTCACATCCAGGCGCACCTCGAAGACGATCTCGACCTGACCACGCTCGCACGACACGCGGGGCACTCTCCGTCGCATCTGCATCGGGTATTCAGCGCTGCCGTCGGCGAAACGCCGCGGCAGTACGTGTCGCGCCTTCGACTGGAGCGTGCGGCGTTCCGCCTGCTCGTACACGACGCCAGCATCCTCTCCATCGCGCTGGACTGCGGCTTCGACCGGCACGAGACGTTCACCCGGGCCTTTCGGCGACGATTTCATCGAACGCCGAGCGAGTACCGCACCTGGGCGCAGCGCCACGTCATCGCCCGTGCGGCCGTCGACCGTTCGCCCCCGCAGCGTTCGTCACCGGCGCGCGAGCCGGCGCATCCCGACGCCTTCGCGCTCTCCACCACCACGGTGCGTCGCCTGCGTCCGGTGCACCTCGCGTTCGTGCGGCACCTCGGCCCTTACGAAGCCGTGCCGGACACGATCTTCGAGGCGCTGGAACGGTGGGCCACGCGCGTTCGGCTGCGGGGGCCGCGTATCTGGATGGGGATTGGCCATGACGCCCCCCTCACCACGCGCGCGAGCCAGCGACGCTTCGATGCCGCGCTGGTCGTCCCTGCCCCGTTTGCACCTGACGGCCGCGTCGCCTATCAGGCGCTGCCGGGCGGCGACTTCGCCGTGACGACGCATGCCGGGAGCTTCGACACGCTCCCGGCCGCCTACGCGACGATCTTCCCACGCGTCACGACGCTGCGCGGCTTTGACCTCGTCGGGCTCCCCGCCGTGGAGATCTACCATGCCTCGGCGATCCGGACGCGAGACCGGTTGCCGCACACCGACATCTGCTTGCCGGTGCGTCGCCGCGGAGTGCGTTAG